In Pseudobacteriovorax antillogorgiicola, a single window of DNA contains:
- a CDS encoding tetratricopeptide repeat protein, with protein MKHRLLCVIFTFIIPLFGCQTIHKNQEEQSKEQAILASQKSLIVNFLNKGVPNMALKELRRLLTLHPKDPDFLNLMGLTQLALENPNQAIKYFRRAYTVHPRTSVALNLSSAYIEAGRFAKAIQVLKKVKDDPVSQNYQHPERIFHNIALAAERNQNNRMAEKYYIVALSENPNYYLSLMRLGQLYERTKRPVDAQKTFSKAKSACPKCFDPVNALAMGFVASGKHKSAYIILRRYLNKKEIPDDGRQKAEKLITMVKKIARSRAKRDMANARARKNRAENNGKQKSSPKSF; from the coding sequence ATGAAACATCGTCTTCTATGCGTCATATTTACTTTTATTATACCTCTTTTTGGCTGTCAAACCATCCACAAAAACCAGGAAGAGCAGTCGAAAGAGCAAGCGATCTTAGCCTCACAAAAGAGTTTGATTGTAAACTTTCTCAACAAAGGAGTTCCCAACATGGCTCTCAAGGAACTTCGGCGCTTGCTGACACTTCACCCCAAAGACCCAGACTTCCTTAACCTTATGGGACTCACACAGTTAGCACTGGAAAACCCCAACCAAGCCATCAAATATTTTCGCCGGGCGTATACAGTGCACCCCCGAACATCCGTAGCCTTAAATCTTAGCTCTGCCTATATAGAAGCCGGTCGCTTTGCCAAGGCGATTCAAGTTTTGAAAAAAGTCAAAGATGATCCAGTTTCTCAGAACTATCAACATCCTGAGCGGATATTCCACAATATCGCCCTGGCTGCAGAGCGAAACCAAAACAATCGCATGGCGGAAAAGTACTACATAGTAGCGCTGAGCGAGAACCCCAATTACTATTTATCACTGATGAGACTCGGCCAGCTCTACGAACGCACCAAACGCCCGGTAGACGCACAGAAAACATTTAGTAAAGCTAAGTCTGCATGCCCCAAATGTTTCGATCCGGTGAATGCCCTTGCCATGGGCTTTGTTGCATCTGGAAAACACAAGTCAGCATACATCATTCTCCGCCGATACCTTAATAAGAAAGAAATCCCAGACGATGGTCGTCAAAAAGCTGAAAAACTGATCACTATGGTAAAGAAGATCGCCCGCAGCCGGGCCAAGCGTGACATGGCCAATGCTCGTGCGCGGAAAAACCGCGCTGAAAATAATGGCAAGCAAAAATCATCCCCAAAATCGTTTTAG
- a CDS encoding S41 family peptidase — protein MFKNLSLAVTLGLALSVSAAEKNPSGNRYKSIETLAKGLFYLENLYVDPNKVVYEDMVYEAMKGVVTQLDPHTVVMPRRAFKQLTIDTQGKFGGIGIIVSTENKRLIIVRPIEDTPAHKAGIKSGDEIIAIDGVKVEDMKGSQATEMMRGKPDTKINLTIKREKQKEPLEFTIIREIIKVKSVRSEFLGQGILYTRIASFQDNTADEMQGTLTKNKDKIKGIVLDLRDNPGGLLDQAVRITDMFVESGLIVSTVGRTKKDIEREFAHKRGTFSSFPIVTLINGGSASASEIVAGALQDHERSLVMGTTSFGKGSVQTLVSLPDSSGLKITVARYFTPKDRSIQAKGIAPDVYVSAAVDQKPRMKKESDLKGHIKGEDLSDMARDSGIQSEFSQWPYIFRNDRQLQVAYTYLRGWKRIKSKNDIDNKL, from the coding sequence ATGTTTAAGAATTTGAGCCTCGCAGTAACTCTCGGCCTTGCGTTGAGCGTTTCTGCCGCGGAAAAAAACCCTTCAGGGAATCGCTATAAGTCTATAGAGACCCTAGCAAAAGGTCTATTCTACCTAGAAAATCTTTATGTAGACCCCAATAAAGTCGTCTATGAAGATATGGTCTATGAGGCGATGAAAGGAGTCGTGACACAGCTAGACCCTCACACGGTAGTGATGCCGCGCCGGGCCTTCAAGCAGCTGACGATCGACACCCAAGGGAAATTTGGTGGAATTGGGATCATTGTGTCCACTGAAAACAAAAGGCTCATCATTGTTCGGCCGATCGAGGATACTCCAGCGCACAAGGCAGGGATCAAGTCAGGAGACGAGATCATCGCCATTGATGGCGTAAAAGTAGAAGATATGAAAGGTTCCCAAGCCACTGAGATGATGCGCGGCAAGCCCGACACAAAAATAAATCTGACCATCAAGCGAGAAAAGCAAAAGGAGCCCCTGGAGTTCACGATCATCCGTGAAATTATCAAAGTTAAGTCAGTCAGATCTGAGTTTTTGGGCCAAGGTATACTTTATACCCGCATCGCAAGTTTTCAAGACAACACGGCCGATGAAATGCAGGGCACACTGACAAAAAACAAAGATAAAATCAAAGGTATCGTCCTTGATCTTAGGGATAATCCTGGGGGCTTGTTGGACCAAGCTGTGCGGATTACAGACATGTTCGTCGAAAGTGGATTGATCGTTTCTACCGTAGGCCGCACCAAGAAGGATATTGAGCGGGAATTTGCCCACAAGCGAGGGACCTTTAGCAGCTTCCCTATCGTGACGCTCATTAATGGCGGAAGCGCCAGTGCTTCGGAAATCGTGGCAGGTGCTTTGCAAGACCATGAAAGATCTCTCGTCATGGGAACAACATCATTTGGCAAGGGCTCTGTTCAAACCCTTGTGTCACTGCCTGATAGCTCTGGCCTGAAGATTACGGTAGCCCGTTACTTCACGCCCAAGGATCGATCCATCCAGGCTAAGGGCATCGCACCTGATGTTTATGTTTCAGCAGCAGTCGATCAAAAGCCACGTATGAAAAAAGAATCCGACCTTAAGGGGCATATCAAGGGCGAAGACTTGAGCGATATGGCTCGCGATAGCGGTATTCAGTCAGAATTCAGCCAGTGGCCTTACATCTTCCGCAACGATCGCCAATTGCAAGTCGCCTATACTTACCTGCGAGGTTGGAAACGGATCAAATCGAAAAATGATATTGATAACAAGCTTTAG